The Amycolatopsis sp. DG1A-15b genome window below encodes:
- a CDS encoding penicillin-binding transpeptidase domain-containing protein, translated as MSARRGRSALAVLLLVAATTAGCSGDGPEDALSAFLDAVASGDVAAAAANTDSPEAAKAVLSQVRGVLGPEALDVDDEEVKQPDGDVVTAGYRLTWHLPHGRSWSYRADAQLRAAENGWQVHWQPTVVHPQLAVGQTLGMLPQLPETAPVLDRDGVPLMRPQTVIGVVVDPQKAGDASAVAGTLAKALHRYEPSVTGRSVLDGMSKTKPGDAYPVITLRAGDYQRVKPAIYDLPGVRFASQERLLPVTRGSGQQVLPGIRALVEQQLAGAAGWRIVTRDVTGGEAAELKAEPPRPAPAVTSTLSAKIQAAAEKALETEPYSAALVAIQPSSGDILAVAQNAAADEEGSLALSGRYPPGSTFKIVTAAAALSAGEVEADSPVDCPGTTTVENRVVPNEGRFDLGRVPLKTAFARSCNTTFARLAAGLGGSSLTDTARSFGVGADFVVPGLTTVTGDVPASDSAVQRAENGFGQGRVLTSPFGMALVAATVQAGKVPSPSIVKGMPSATKNVGDPPSQEVLDALRGMMREVVTAGTATGLRDIPGVAGKTGTAQFGDGSHSHGWFVGYRGDLAFAVLLTDAGSSKPAVQAAHRFLAGIG; from the coding sequence ATGAGTGCACGTCGAGGCCGCAGTGCGCTCGCGGTGCTGCTGCTCGTCGCCGCGACCACGGCCGGGTGCTCGGGCGACGGTCCCGAGGACGCCCTCTCCGCCTTCCTGGACGCCGTCGCGTCCGGGGACGTCGCCGCCGCGGCGGCGAACACCGACTCACCGGAAGCCGCGAAGGCCGTCCTGAGCCAGGTCCGCGGCGTGCTCGGCCCCGAGGCCCTCGACGTCGACGACGAAGAGGTGAAACAGCCCGACGGCGACGTCGTGACCGCCGGCTACCGGCTCACCTGGCACCTGCCGCACGGCCGCAGCTGGTCCTACCGCGCGGACGCCCAGCTGCGGGCGGCCGAGAACGGCTGGCAGGTGCACTGGCAGCCGACGGTCGTGCACCCCCAGCTGGCGGTCGGGCAGACCCTCGGCATGCTGCCGCAGCTGCCGGAGACGGCGCCGGTCCTCGACCGCGACGGCGTGCCGCTGATGCGCCCGCAGACGGTGATCGGCGTGGTCGTCGACCCGCAGAAGGCCGGCGACGCGAGTGCCGTCGCCGGGACGCTGGCCAAGGCGCTGCACCGGTACGAGCCTTCGGTCACCGGCCGGTCCGTGCTGGACGGGATGAGCAAGACCAAGCCCGGTGACGCCTACCCGGTGATCACCCTGCGCGCCGGCGACTACCAGCGCGTCAAGCCGGCGATCTACGACCTGCCCGGCGTCCGCTTCGCCAGCCAGGAGCGGCTGCTGCCGGTGACCCGCGGGTCGGGGCAGCAGGTCCTGCCCGGCATCCGCGCGCTGGTCGAACAGCAGCTGGCCGGGGCGGCGGGCTGGCGGATCGTCACCCGTGACGTCACCGGCGGCGAGGCCGCCGAGCTCAAGGCCGAGCCGCCGCGGCCCGCGCCCGCCGTCACCAGCACGCTCAGCGCGAAGATCCAGGCTGCCGCCGAGAAGGCCCTCGAAACCGAGCCGTACTCCGCCGCGCTGGTCGCGATCCAGCCCTCGAGCGGGGACATCCTCGCCGTGGCGCAGAACGCCGCCGCCGACGAGGAGGGCTCGCTGGCCCTGTCCGGGCGCTACCCGCCGGGTTCGACGTTCAAGATCGTCACGGCGGCGGCCGCGCTGTCGGCGGGGGAGGTCGAGGCGGACAGCCCGGTCGACTGCCCGGGGACGACGACGGTCGAAAACCGCGTCGTGCCGAACGAAGGCCGGTTCGACCTGGGCCGGGTGCCGCTGAAGACGGCGTTCGCGCGGTCCTGCAACACGACCTTCGCCCGGCTCGCCGCCGGTCTCGGCGGCTCGTCGCTCACCGACACCGCCCGCTCCTTCGGCGTCGGCGCCGACTTCGTCGTTCCGGGCCTGACCACGGTCACCGGCGACGTCCCGGCCAGCGACTCCGCCGTCCAGCGGGCGGAAAACGGCTTCGGTCAGGGCCGGGTGCTGACCAGCCCGTTCGGCATGGCGCTGGTCGCGGCCACCGTGCAGGCCGGGAAGGTGCCGTCGCCGTCGATCGTCAAGGGCATGCCGTCGGCCACGAAGAACGTCGGCGATCCGCCGTCGCAGGAGGTTCTCGACGCACTGCGCGGGATGATGCGGGAGGTCGTCACCGCGGGCACCGCGACCGGGCTGCGGGACATCCCCGGCGTCGCGGGCAAGACCGGCACCGCCCAGTTCGGCGACGGCTCCCACTCGCACGGCTGGTTCGTCGGCTACCGCGGCGACCTGGCGTTCGCCGTGCTCCTCACCGACGCCGGGTCGTCCAAACCGGCGGTGCAGGCCGCGCACCGGTTCCTGGCGGGGATCGGCTGA
- a CDS encoding GNAT family N-acetyltransferase, producing MLRLAGARLLDDRDYPAVRAALAADPVGSCMVSARVEAAGLDPWRLGGELWAADSRPVRAGRLQGLCFSGPNLIPLRGNAPALRSFADRALRRQRTCSSLVGPAEQVLGLWDELEGEWGPAREVRGDQPLMALDSTPLVAADPLVRPVRPDELERYLPAAVSMFIEEVGVDPRSGDGGASYRARVTELIGAGRAFARFEDGEVVFKAEIGAMSATVGQIQGVWVHPDRRGDGLGTAGTAAVVNRLVRGLGRTASLYVNAFNTPALAAYRKIGFEQVGQYATVLF from the coding sequence GTGTTGCGGCTTGCAGGTGCACGGCTGCTCGATGATCGGGACTATCCGGCGGTCCGGGCCGCGCTGGCCGCCGACCCGGTGGGCAGCTGCATGGTCAGCGCCCGGGTCGAGGCCGCGGGCCTCGACCCGTGGCGGCTCGGTGGCGAGCTCTGGGCCGCCGACAGCCGTCCGGTCCGGGCCGGACGGCTCCAAGGGCTGTGCTTTTCCGGGCCCAACCTCATCCCGCTGCGCGGCAACGCGCCCGCGTTGCGCTCCTTCGCCGACCGCGCCCTGAGAAGGCAACGCACCTGCTCCTCGCTCGTCGGCCCGGCCGAGCAGGTCCTCGGCCTGTGGGACGAGCTCGAAGGCGAGTGGGGCCCGGCCCGCGAGGTCCGCGGCGACCAGCCGCTGATGGCGCTGGACAGCACCCCGCTCGTCGCCGCCGATCCGCTGGTCCGGCCCGTCCGGCCGGACGAGCTCGAGCGGTACCTGCCCGCGGCCGTCTCGATGTTCATCGAGGAGGTCGGTGTCGATCCGCGCAGCGGTGACGGCGGCGCCAGCTACCGCGCCCGGGTCACCGAGCTGATCGGTGCCGGCCGCGCGTTCGCCCGCTTCGAGGACGGCGAGGTCGTCTTCAAGGCCGAGATCGGCGCCATGTCGGCGACCGTCGGGCAGATCCAGGGCGTCTGGGTGCACCCCGACCGCCGGGGCGACGGGCTCGGCACCGCCGGCACCGCCGCGGTCGTGAACCGGCTCGTCCGCGGGCTCGGCCGCACCGCCAGCCTCTACGTCAACGCCTTCAACACCCCCGCCCTCGCGGCTTACCGCAAGATCGGGTTCGAGCAGGTTGGCCAGTACGCGACGGTGCTGTTCTAA
- the map gene encoding type I methionyl aminopeptidase has protein sequence MSVRAPLVPGVQTPRRDVPSSIARPEYVDKPAPKRDTGNGVRTPEVIEAMRVASRIAAQALEEGGKAVKPGATTDDIDKVVHEFLLDHHAYPSTLGYRRFPKSCCTSLNEVICHGIPDSTVIEDGDICNIDVTAYIGGVHGDTNATFLAGDVSEEARLLVERTREATLRAIKAVRPGRQLNVIGRVIEAYAKRFGYGVVRDFTGHGVGPAFHTPPTVLHYEEPSVDTVIEEGMTFTIEPMITLGTIDYDIWSDDWTVTTKDKKWTAQFEHTLVVTADGSEILTLP, from the coding sequence ATGTCCGTTCGTGCCCCGCTCGTTCCCGGCGTCCAGACGCCGCGCCGTGACGTCCCCAGTTCCATCGCCCGTCCCGAGTACGTGGACAAGCCGGCGCCGAAGCGGGACACCGGCAACGGCGTGCGCACGCCCGAGGTGATCGAGGCGATGCGGGTCGCGAGCCGGATCGCGGCCCAGGCCCTGGAGGAGGGCGGCAAGGCCGTCAAGCCCGGCGCCACCACGGACGACATCGACAAGGTGGTGCACGAGTTCCTGCTCGACCACCACGCCTACCCCTCGACGCTGGGCTACCGCCGGTTCCCGAAGTCGTGCTGCACCTCGCTCAACGAGGTGATCTGCCACGGCATCCCGGACTCGACGGTGATCGAGGACGGCGACATCTGCAACATCGACGTCACCGCCTACATCGGCGGCGTCCACGGCGACACGAACGCGACGTTCCTGGCCGGCGACGTCTCCGAGGAGGCGCGCCTGCTGGTGGAGCGCACCCGCGAGGCGACGCTGCGGGCGATCAAGGCGGTCCGGCCGGGCCGCCAGCTCAACGTCATCGGCCGGGTCATCGAGGCCTACGCCAAGCGCTTCGGCTACGGCGTGGTCCGCGACTTCACCGGTCACGGCGTCGGCCCGGCGTTCCACACGCCGCCGACGGTCCTGCACTACGAAGAGCCCTCGGTCGACACGGTGATCGAGGAGGGCATGACCTTCACGATCGAGCCGATGATCACCCTCGGCACCATCGACTACGACATCTGGTCCGACGACTGGACCGTCACCACGAAGGACAAGAAGTGGACGGCCCAGTTCGAGCACACCCTCGTGGTGACGGCCGACGGCAGCGAGATCCTGACGCTGCCGTGA